A section of the Gloeobacter violaceus PCC 7421 genome encodes:
- the tatA gene encoding twin-arginine translocase TatA/TatE family subunit has protein sequence MPFGLGLPEILVIGVIALLIFGPKKLPEMGSALGKAIRGFKSGVSDEPAPQQSASKETAPNPPQSLPSGKDS, from the coding sequence ATGCCTTTTGGTCTCGGTCTGCCGGAAATTCTGGTGATTGGCGTGATTGCCCTGTTGATTTTTGGCCCCAAGAAGCTGCCGGAGATGGGGAGCGCTCTGGGCAAGGCGATCCGCGGCTTCAAAAGCGGCGTGAGCGACGAACCGGCCCCACAGCAGAGCGCCTCCAAAGAAACCGCCCCCAATCCTCCCCAGAGCCTGCCCTCGGGCAAGGACTCGTAG
- a CDS encoding Rad52/Rad22 family DNA repair protein — protein sequence MEREIASLALVEPLIDKVQIKAQALSSDQSRAMAVAYLEARDVAQRLDDVCGPQSWSDTYQLLQAGPSEWVVECRLSVHPPGEGARPVTKCDVGLGEDAKAAYSDAFKRAAVKFGLGRFLYTLPKVWGDYDSAKRRFSEPAAVRAQMLAAFSGRPEGGASPSTVAKESPHLSEKQLHWLSEDLLRRPGVEALFVEHFEKIESLSKAKRALGYLLSETKGDLRPRFERVGTTEEWRKYIDAAKQLPIALPVAATGV from the coding sequence ATGGAACGCGAAATTGCCAGTCTTGCTTTGGTCGAACCGTTGATCGACAAGGTGCAGATCAAGGCCCAGGCCCTCAGCAGCGACCAGAGCCGGGCGATGGCCGTGGCTTACCTCGAAGCGCGCGATGTCGCCCAGCGCCTCGACGATGTGTGCGGTCCGCAAAGCTGGTCGGATACTTATCAGTTGTTGCAGGCGGGGCCGTCGGAGTGGGTGGTGGAGTGCCGCCTGAGCGTCCACCCGCCGGGCGAGGGCGCCCGCCCGGTGACCAAGTGCGACGTGGGCCTGGGCGAAGATGCCAAGGCCGCCTACTCCGACGCCTTCAAGCGGGCGGCGGTCAAATTCGGCCTCGGCCGATTTCTCTACACCCTGCCCAAAGTCTGGGGCGATTACGACAGCGCCAAGCGCCGCTTCAGCGAGCCCGCGGCGGTGCGTGCCCAGATGCTTGCCGCTTTTAGCGGTCGGCCGGAAGGGGGGGCTTCTCCCAGTACCGTCGCCAAAGAATCCCCCCACCTGAGCGAGAAGCAACTCCACTGGCTCAGCGAGGATCTGCTGCGTCGTCCGGGCGTTGAGGCGTTGTTTGTCGAGCACTTCGAGAAGATCGAAAGCCTCTCCAAGGCAAAGCGCGCCCTGGGCTACTTGCTCAGCGAGACCAAAGGCGACCTGCGCCCGCGCTTCGAGCGGGTCGGCACCACCGAGGAGTGGCGCAAATACATCGACGCGGCCAAGCAGCTACCCATAGCACTACCGGTAGCCGCTACCGGCGTGTGA
- a CDS encoding bleomycin resistance protein — protein MFKKLSPNLFVEDVGRALDFYETVLGFKRLMTLPEQAPFAWGLVQAGGVELMFQSFGSLEEDPLPIEGRQAGGTLNLYIEVEDIDALYEKLRTQVSVVREPNTTFYGMREFLMLDPNGYLLTFAQPVEPAGAPAGG, from the coding sequence ATGTTCAAAAAACTGAGTCCCAACCTGTTTGTCGAGGACGTGGGCCGCGCGCTCGATTTTTACGAGACGGTGCTTGGCTTCAAGCGCCTGATGACGCTTCCCGAGCAGGCCCCCTTCGCCTGGGGGCTGGTGCAGGCAGGCGGCGTCGAGCTGATGTTCCAGTCCTTCGGGAGCCTGGAGGAAGACCCGCTGCCCATCGAAGGCCGACAGGCGGGCGGGACGCTCAACCTCTACATCGAAGTCGAAGATATCGATGCACTCTACGAGAAATTGCGCACGCAAGTCTCGGTTGTGCGCGAACCGAACACAACTTTTTACGGCATGCGCGAATTTTTGATGCTCGACCCCAACGGCTATCTGCTTACCTTCGCCCAGCCGGTCGAACCGGCTGGCGCCCCGGCCGGGGGGTAA
- a CDS encoding FG-GAP-like repeat-containing protein: MRNLWWMGLGLAASLVIQAPALRAQVNFAPARNIPVGLYPGTALTGDLDGDGDLDVVAATQDSDDVSILINNGDATFAPARFVPVGDSPETIAVGDLDGDGDLDIAAANRLSDDLTILKNNGSAIFTASQVVSLREDPFFMVTGDFDDDGDLDLAIANRFDDSVTILPNNGSANFTVGSEFGVGDGPFGLTRGDFDGDGDLDLATSNRFSNDVSVLFNNGAASFTLNQTIATGEGARALTPADLDGDGDLDLAVANRFATNLSVLKNAGNGTFAVSQTVTVDVNPRAVVAGDLDGDGDLDVATANQESGTVSVLLNNGNAVLSPAVNFAVGSEPRSITAGDLDGDGDLELLTANSDSDNVSVLINTEVALPTIAGFSPTSGPVGTLVTITGTNFTGASAVTFGGAGARSFAVLSATQIQVRVPRGATTGKIVVTTPAGNATSAGNFTVTPRPGRQPVRPAGRR; encoded by the coding sequence ATGAGAAACCTCTGGTGGATGGGACTGGGACTCGCGGCTTCGCTGGTGATCCAAGCCCCGGCTTTGCGCGCCCAGGTGAATTTTGCCCCGGCCCGCAACATTCCGGTGGGGCTGTACCCGGGGACCGCTTTGACGGGCGATCTCGATGGCGACGGCGATCTCGATGTAGTAGCAGCCACCCAGGATTCCGACGACGTCTCGATTCTCATCAACAACGGCGACGCGACTTTTGCCCCGGCCCGCTTCGTGCCGGTGGGCGATTCACCGGAGACCATCGCCGTGGGCGATCTGGACGGCGACGGCGATCTGGATATCGCCGCGGCCAATCGCCTCTCCGACGACTTGACGATCCTCAAAAACAACGGCAGCGCCATTTTTACCGCTTCGCAGGTCGTGAGCTTGCGCGAGGATCCGTTTTTTATGGTGACAGGCGACTTTGACGATGACGGCGATCTGGACCTCGCCATCGCCAACCGCTTCGACGACAGCGTCACCATTTTGCCCAACAACGGCAGCGCCAACTTCACAGTCGGTAGTGAATTTGGCGTTGGAGACGGCCCGTTTGGCCTCACCCGCGGGGATTTCGACGGCGACGGCGATCTGGACCTAGCCACCTCCAACCGCTTCTCGAACGACGTATCGGTACTTTTCAACAATGGGGCGGCAAGCTTCACCCTCAACCAGACGATCGCCACCGGCGAGGGGGCCAGAGCCCTGACTCCCGCCGACCTCGACGGTGACGGCGACCTGGATCTGGCGGTGGCCAACCGCTTTGCCACCAACCTCTCCGTACTCAAGAACGCCGGGAACGGCACCTTCGCCGTCAGCCAGACCGTGACGGTCGATGTCAACCCGCGCGCGGTTGTCGCGGGCGATCTCGACGGCGACGGCGACCTGGACGTGGCGACGGCCAATCAGGAATCTGGAACCGTCTCGGTGCTCCTCAACAACGGCAACGCCGTGCTGAGCCCGGCGGTCAACTTCGCCGTCGGTAGCGAGCCGCGCTCGATCACTGCCGGGGATCTCGACGGCGACGGCGACCTGGAGTTGCTCACCGCCAACAGCGACTCCGACAACGTCTCGGTGCTGATCAACACCGAGGTGGCCCTACCGACCATCGCCGGCTTTAGCCCCACCTCCGGTCCAGTGGGCACGCTCGTCACGATCACCGGCACCAACTTCACCGGCGCGAGCGCCGTGACTTTTGGCGGAGCGGGCGCCCGCTCCTTTGCGGTGCTCTCCGCCACCCAGATCCAGGTGCGCGTACCCCGGGGGGCGACCACCGGCAAGATCGTGGTCACCACCCCGGCGGGCAATGCCACCAGTGCGGGCAACTTTACGGTTACCCCCCGGCCGGGGCGCCAGCCGGTTCGACCGGCTGGGCGAAGGTAA
- a CDS encoding photosystem I assembly protein Ycf3 encodes MPRNQRNDNFIDKSFTVMADMILQMMPVKRQAKEAFAYYRDGMAAQADGDYAEALEYYNEALKLEEDAYDRSFIHYNIGLIHAANGAHDVALDYYDKALEENPRLPQALNNIAVIHHFRGAKVEEEGQPEQAEEHYAKAAAAWIRAVRLAPDNYIEAQNWLKTTGRFELLY; translated from the coding sequence ATGCCCAGAAATCAGCGCAACGACAACTTTATCGACAAGAGCTTTACGGTCATGGCCGACATGATCTTGCAGATGATGCCGGTCAAGCGTCAGGCCAAAGAGGCGTTCGCCTACTACCGCGACGGGATGGCGGCCCAGGCCGACGGCGACTATGCCGAGGCGCTCGAATATTACAACGAAGCGCTCAAGCTCGAAGAGGACGCCTACGACCGCTCGTTTATTCACTACAACATCGGGCTCATCCACGCCGCCAACGGTGCCCACGACGTGGCACTGGACTACTACGACAAGGCCCTCGAAGAAAACCCGCGCCTGCCGCAGGCCCTCAACAACATTGCGGTCATCCACCATTTTCGCGGCGCCAAGGTCGAAGAAGAGGGGCAGCCCGAGCAGGCGGAGGAGCACTACGCCAAAGCCGCCGCCGCCTGGATCCGCGCGGTGCGCCTCGCTCCCGACAACTACATCGAAGCGCAGAACTGGCTGAAGACCACCGGCCGCTTCGAGCTGCTCTACTAG
- the serS gene encoding serine--tRNA ligase produces MLDPKLLRDDPAKLIERLNTRGGDFTEVIEQLVALDSQRRASQTAFNRAQAEGNQIGKQVGERLRRGTAVGDPEVLALKQRGIDLKATLALLQDQERELAERFAALLPTLPNVPRPEVPIGKDENDNREMRFWGTPPIFDFEPAAHWDLGERLGLMNFARATLVAQARFVTLMGDGALLERALIAFMLDRHRAHGYIEILPPYLVNTASMTGTGQLPKFAEDSFRCRDDDLWLIPTAEVPVTNLYRDEILTDMQLPIHHCAFTPCFRREAGSYGRDTRGLIRLHQFHKVELVKFCRPEHSPTEHEKLVADAEDVLQQLELPYRVIELCTGDLGFGAARCFDLEVWLPSQNRYREISSCSNFEDFQARRANLRFKAPDKKGTEFVHTLNGSGLAVGRTFAAILENYQNRDGTVRVPEALKPYVRRDVLSR; encoded by the coding sequence GTGCTCGACCCCAAACTGTTGCGCGACGATCCCGCCAAGCTCATCGAACGGCTCAACACCCGCGGCGGCGACTTTACCGAAGTGATTGAACAACTGGTGGCCCTGGATTCCCAGCGGCGGGCCAGCCAGACCGCATTCAACCGCGCCCAGGCCGAGGGCAACCAGATTGGCAAGCAGGTGGGCGAACGGCTGCGCCGGGGTACTGCCGTCGGCGACCCCGAGGTGCTCGCCCTCAAGCAGCGGGGAATCGATCTCAAAGCCACCCTCGCCCTACTGCAGGATCAAGAGCGCGAGCTTGCCGAGCGCTTCGCGGCACTGTTGCCGACTTTGCCCAACGTGCCCCGCCCCGAGGTACCGATCGGCAAAGACGAAAACGACAACCGCGAGATGCGCTTCTGGGGCACCCCCCCTATCTTCGATTTTGAGCCGGCGGCCCACTGGGATCTGGGCGAACGGTTGGGACTGATGAATTTCGCGCGGGCAACCCTGGTGGCCCAGGCCCGCTTTGTGACCCTGATGGGCGACGGGGCGCTGCTGGAGCGCGCTTTGATCGCTTTTATGCTCGATCGCCACCGCGCCCACGGCTATATCGAAATTCTGCCTCCATACCTGGTCAACACCGCTTCGATGACTGGGACCGGACAGTTGCCCAAATTTGCCGAGGACAGCTTCCGCTGCCGGGACGACGATCTGTGGCTGATTCCAACGGCGGAGGTGCCGGTCACCAACCTCTACCGAGACGAAATCCTGACAGACATGCAGTTGCCCATTCACCACTGCGCCTTTACCCCCTGCTTCCGGCGCGAGGCGGGCAGCTACGGCCGCGACACCCGGGGACTTATTCGCCTGCATCAGTTTCACAAAGTCGAACTGGTCAAATTCTGCCGCCCGGAGCATTCGCCCACCGAGCACGAAAAACTGGTGGCCGACGCCGAGGATGTGCTGCAGCAACTGGAACTGCCCTACCGGGTCATCGAGCTGTGTACCGGGGATCTGGGCTTTGGCGCCGCCCGTTGCTTCGATCTGGAGGTGTGGCTACCCAGCCAGAACCGCTACCGCGAAATTTCCTCCTGCTCGAACTTCGAAGATTTTCAGGCCCGCCGCGCCAATCTGCGCTTCAAAGCGCCCGACAAAAAAGGCACCGAGTTCGTCCACACCCTCAACGGCTCGGGATTGGCCGTCGGGCGTACCTTCGCCGCCATTCTCGAAAATTACCAGAACCGCGACGGCACAGTGCGCGTGCCCGAAGCCCTGAAACCTTACGTGCGCAGGGACGTGCTCAGCCGGTAA
- a CDS encoding HAD-IA family hydrolase, which translates to MPVLVFDLMDTVIVDPFYREVPVYLGTSLDELIQVKHPTSWLEFETGLTDEMSFLARFYREDTGLKLFSPEEFKQIFFSAYRFVDGIETLLATLKANDQKLWVLSNYSNWVLQARELLQLDRFFEGYCVSCDTGHRKPSPGAYRALMASTGAAQHLLIDDRPANVEGALQAGMDAILFTDTDALRRQLHSRGILGG; encoded by the coding sequence ATGCCGGTGCTGGTCTTCGACTTGATGGATACGGTGATTGTCGATCCGTTCTACCGGGAGGTGCCGGTTTATCTGGGCACCAGCCTCGACGAGCTCATTCAAGTCAAACACCCCACCAGCTGGCTCGAGTTCGAGACGGGGCTGACCGACGAAATGAGCTTTCTGGCGCGCTTCTACCGGGAGGACACGGGCTTGAAGTTATTCTCTCCGGAAGAATTTAAGCAAATATTTTTCTCTGCCTACCGGTTTGTGGACGGCATCGAAACGTTGTTGGCCACTCTCAAAGCGAACGACCAAAAGCTCTGGGTGCTCTCCAATTACAGCAACTGGGTTTTGCAGGCGCGCGAACTGCTGCAACTGGACCGCTTCTTCGAGGGCTACTGCGTCTCCTGCGACACAGGCCACCGCAAACCCAGTCCGGGGGCGTACCGGGCTTTGATGGCAAGTACCGGTGCTGCGCAGCATCTGCTCATCGACGACCGGCCCGCCAACGTCGAGGGTGCCCTCCAGGCGGGCATGGACGCCATCTTGTTCACCGACACTGACGCTCTGCGCCGCCAGTTGCACTCCCGCGGCATCCTGGGGGGATAA
- a CDS encoding ATP-binding protein, translating into MVVAANGPLVHALEKTLLSGGYDLALRWAAGTASLHQALMSERPEMILAADGPGEIDALLLLRSLTVHNCCELPLVWIGDAPSTPEGGYLNGADLHLLVLTVERALHQAQQRRETGVARAALRRSEQRLDLFFSQSLDGFFFMMLDRPVRWDATVDKERTLDYVFAHQRLTRVNDALLAQYRASGEQLLGRTPADLFAHDLELGRRLWREFFDRGKLHVETDERRFDGSPMWVEGDYSCLYDEQGRITGHFGIQRDVTVRKLAQEALRTSEAALQEQLQRTLLLQRICEQIRSSLESRQIFQATVDQVGQALGVNCVRILVYSPTPKPELHFAAEYLEAGYPPVHHGSVPVAGDPHAQRVLECDRAVCSPDVYADPQLAPVHELCRSVGLKSLLAVRTSYQGKPNGVITVQQRDRFRRWTPEEIALLEAVAAQVGIALNQAKLLEQEKAQSLLLAEQNAALARARQAAEAASRTKNEFLATMSHEIRTPMNGVIGLADVLLADGGLTHRQRDSIETIRASGETLLTIINDILDFSKAESGCIELETKRFDLHALLAGCVDLLRPEATQKHLQLCCTLHGQVPQAVVGDAARLRQILVNLIGNAVKFTTSGAVSVNVTAARPAAEPPQKWELHFAVRDTGIGIPAERMDRLFKPFSQVDASTTRRYGGTGLGLAICKRLAELMDGRIWVESEPGRGSTFSFTIVAAAATDAPAPAPPVEASWSKPLPLRILLAEDNPLNQKVALQLLRRLGYRANVATDGEEVLRALRRQRYDLVLMDVQMPMIDGLEATRRIASEFAAAERPRIIALTAGATLQDEQACLRAGMDGFISKPIRIGELRRALERWGTG; encoded by the coding sequence TTGGTTGTTGCGGCGAACGGGCCGCTGGTCCACGCTCTCGAAAAAACGCTCCTGTCGGGAGGCTACGACCTGGCCCTGCGGTGGGCCGCCGGAACTGCGTCGCTGCACCAGGCGCTCATGTCCGAGCGGCCTGAGATGATCCTGGCGGCGGACGGGCCGGGGGAAATCGATGCGTTGTTGCTCCTGCGCTCGCTCACGGTCCACAACTGCTGCGAACTGCCCCTGGTCTGGATTGGCGATGCTCCTTCGACGCCGGAGGGCGGCTATCTCAACGGGGCGGATCTGCACCTGCTGGTACTCACGGTGGAGCGGGCATTGCACCAGGCTCAGCAGCGGCGCGAAACCGGGGTGGCCCGCGCTGCGCTTCGGCGCAGCGAGCAACGATTGGATCTGTTTTTTTCCCAGTCTCTGGATGGCTTCTTTTTTATGATGCTCGACCGGCCGGTGCGCTGGGACGCCACCGTCGATAAGGAGCGCACGCTCGATTATGTCTTTGCCCACCAGCGGCTCACCCGGGTCAACGACGCGCTGCTTGCTCAGTACCGCGCCAGCGGCGAGCAACTTCTCGGGCGGACACCCGCGGATCTGTTTGCCCACGACCTGGAGCTTGGCCGACGCCTCTGGCGGGAATTTTTCGACCGGGGCAAGTTGCACGTCGAGACCGACGAGCGCCGCTTCGACGGTTCGCCGATGTGGGTAGAGGGCGATTATAGCTGCCTGTACGACGAGCAGGGGCGCATCACCGGTCACTTTGGCATCCAGCGCGATGTGACGGTGCGCAAATTGGCGCAAGAAGCTCTCAGAACCAGCGAAGCGGCTTTGCAGGAGCAGTTGCAGCGCACGCTGCTGTTGCAGCGCATCTGCGAACAGATTCGCTCCAGCCTCGAGAGCCGTCAGATTTTTCAGGCCACGGTCGATCAGGTGGGTCAGGCGTTGGGGGTCAACTGCGTGCGCATACTGGTCTATTCGCCCACCCCCAAGCCCGAGTTGCACTTTGCCGCGGAGTATCTGGAAGCGGGATACCCACCGGTGCACCACGGCAGCGTGCCGGTGGCGGGCGACCCCCACGCCCAGCGGGTACTCGAGTGCGATCGGGCGGTCTGCTCGCCCGATGTCTACGCCGATCCGCAATTGGCCCCGGTCCACGAGCTGTGCCGCAGCGTCGGCCTCAAGTCGCTGTTGGCGGTGCGCACGTCCTACCAGGGCAAACCGAACGGGGTGATCACCGTCCAACAGCGCGACCGCTTTCGCCGCTGGACCCCGGAGGAGATTGCTCTGCTGGAGGCCGTGGCCGCCCAGGTGGGTATCGCCCTCAACCAGGCGAAGCTTCTGGAGCAAGAAAAAGCCCAGAGTTTGCTGCTTGCCGAGCAAAACGCCGCCCTGGCGCGGGCACGACAGGCGGCGGAGGCCGCAAGCCGCACCAAGAACGAATTTCTGGCCACGATGAGTCACGAAATCCGCACGCCCATGAACGGCGTGATCGGGCTTGCGGATGTGTTGCTCGCGGACGGGGGGCTCACCCACCGGCAGCGCGACTCCATCGAGACCATCCGTGCCAGCGGCGAGACGCTGCTGACGATCATCAACGACATTCTCGATTTTTCGAAGGCCGAATCGGGGTGCATCGAACTGGAGACCAAGCGCTTCGATCTGCACGCTTTGCTTGCCGGCTGCGTCGATTTGCTGAGGCCCGAGGCCACGCAAAAACACCTGCAGCTCTGCTGCACCCTCCATGGGCAGGTGCCGCAGGCGGTGGTCGGCGACGCGGCCCGGCTGCGGCAGATTCTGGTGAACTTGATCGGCAATGCCGTCAAATTCACCACCAGCGGTGCGGTGTCGGTGAACGTGACAGCCGCTCGACCGGCCGCAGAGCCGCCCCAAAAGTGGGAGTTGCACTTTGCCGTCCGCGACACCGGCATCGGCATCCCGGCTGAGCGGATGGACCGTCTTTTCAAACCCTTCAGCCAGGTGGACGCCTCGACCACCCGCCGCTACGGCGGTACCGGTCTGGGACTGGCGATCTGCAAGCGCCTTGCGGAGCTGATGGACGGGCGCATCTGGGTGGAGAGCGAACCCGGCCGGGGTTCGACTTTCTCCTTTACGATCGTGGCGGCGGCGGCAACGGATGCCCCGGCACCTGCCCCACCGGTGGAAGCCTCCTGGTCAAAGCCGCTGCCTCTGCGCATCTTGCTGGCCGAGGACAACCCCCTGAACCAGAAAGTGGCCCTGCAGCTGCTGCGGCGGCTGGGCTATCGGGCGAATGTCGCCACCGACGGCGAGGAAGTGCTGCGCGCCCTGCGCCGCCAGCGCTACGATCTGGTGCTGATGGATGTGCAGATGCCCATGATCGACGGGCTGGAAGCTACCCGGCGCATCGCAAGCGAGTTCGCCGCCGCCGAGCGGCCCCGGATCATCGCCCTGACGGCCGGGGCGACCCTGCAGGACGAGCAGGCCTGCCTGCGCGCCGGCATGGACGGCTTTATCAGCAAACCGATTCGCATCGGCGAACTGCGCCGTGCCCTCGAACGCTGGGGAACCGGCTGA
- a CDS encoding NAD(P)/FAD-dependent oxidoreductase codes for MEQFDFDVVIVGGGPAGCTCALYTARSELKTVILDKNPAAGALAITHKIANYPGVPGEMSGDHLLEVMRDQAVEFGTVYRRAQVYGLDLSEPVKKVYTPEGIFTGRALVLATGAMGRIASIPGEAEYLGRGVSYCATCDGAFYRNREVVVVGLNPEAVEEAQVLTKFASTVHWITPKDPHTLDGHADELLAHPSVKLWEKTRLIRIKGEEAGVTAVEVRHPGESDSQELLAEGVFVYLQGSKPITDFVAGQVEMKPDGGVWVDEMMQTSVPGVWGIGDIRNTPFKQAVVAAGDGCIAAMAIDRFLNSRKAIKPDWAH; via the coding sequence ATGGAACAGTTCGATTTTGACGTGGTAATCGTAGGCGGTGGTCCGGCCGGTTGTACGTGTGCGCTGTACACTGCCCGCTCCGAACTCAAGACGGTCATTCTGGACAAGAACCCGGCGGCCGGCGCCCTTGCCATCACCCACAAGATTGCCAATTACCCCGGGGTGCCCGGGGAGATGAGCGGCGATCACCTGCTTGAAGTGATGCGCGATCAGGCCGTCGAATTCGGAACTGTTTACCGGCGCGCCCAGGTCTACGGCCTCGACCTCAGCGAACCGGTCAAAAAAGTCTATACCCCAGAAGGGATCTTCACCGGTCGTGCCCTGGTGCTCGCCACCGGGGCGATGGGCCGCATCGCGTCGATTCCCGGCGAGGCGGAGTACCTGGGGCGGGGGGTGAGCTACTGCGCCACCTGCGACGGGGCCTTTTACCGCAACCGCGAGGTGGTGGTGGTCGGCCTCAACCCCGAGGCCGTCGAAGAGGCCCAGGTGCTCACCAAATTTGCTTCGACGGTGCACTGGATCACCCCCAAAGACCCCCACACTCTGGACGGCCACGCCGACGAGCTGCTGGCCCACCCGTCGGTCAAGCTCTGGGAGAAGACGCGCCTGATTCGCATCAAGGGCGAGGAGGCGGGGGTGACCGCCGTCGAGGTGCGCCATCCGGGCGAATCCGATAGCCAGGAGTTGCTGGCGGAAGGGGTGTTTGTCTACCTGCAAGGCTCGAAGCCGATCACCGACTTCGTGGCGGGCCAGGTCGAAATGAAACCCGACGGCGGCGTCTGGGTAGATGAAATGATGCAGACTTCGGTACCCGGCGTCTGGGGCATCGGCGACATTCGCAACACGCCCTTTAAGCAGGCGGTGGTGGCGGCGGGGGACGGCTGCATCGCGGCGATGGCCATCGACCGCTTCCTCAATAGCCGCAAGGCGATCAAGCCCGACTGGGCGCACTAA
- the purM gene encoding phosphoribosylformylglycinamidine cyclo-ligase: MDYKSAGVDVEAGYEFVARIRGAVERTRRPEQLGGLGGFGGLFALPAGYREPVLVAGTDGVGTKLKLAFALDRHDTIGIDCVAMCVNDVLAQGAEPLFFLDYLATGKLSPAQLAGVVEGIAAGCLEAGCTLLGGETAEMPGFYAAGEYDVAGFCVGIVERSQIIDGNRVQVGDALLGLSSSGVHSNGFSLVRRIVELAGLDWHHRPEDFPASLGEVLLTPTRIYVKPVRAALEAGFDIRGIAHITGGGLIENVPRALGGLGACLERNSWPVPPVFTWLERTGGVGRQDMDQTFNLGLGLVLACPTEQADALQAYLAKQGEQVLRIGAVVEAAGVRFA, from the coding sequence ATGGATTACAAATCGGCGGGGGTGGATGTCGAGGCGGGGTACGAATTTGTCGCCCGCATCCGGGGAGCGGTGGAGCGCACCCGTAGGCCGGAGCAACTGGGTGGGTTGGGCGGCTTCGGGGGACTTTTCGCTCTACCCGCGGGCTACCGCGAGCCGGTGTTGGTGGCGGGCACCGACGGGGTGGGCACCAAGCTCAAACTCGCCTTCGCCCTCGATCGCCACGACACGATCGGCATCGACTGTGTGGCGATGTGCGTCAACGACGTGCTCGCCCAGGGGGCGGAGCCGCTGTTTTTTCTCGATTACCTGGCTACGGGCAAACTTTCTCCGGCACAGCTTGCCGGGGTGGTCGAAGGGATCGCAGCGGGCTGCCTGGAGGCCGGCTGCACGCTGTTGGGCGGTGAGACGGCGGAGATGCCCGGATTTTACGCGGCGGGCGAGTACGACGTGGCCGGATTCTGCGTCGGGATCGTCGAGAGAAGCCAAATCATCGACGGCAATCGCGTGCAGGTGGGAGATGCGTTGTTGGGACTCTCTAGCAGCGGCGTGCACAGCAACGGTTTCAGCCTGGTGCGGCGAATCGTCGAGCTGGCGGGACTGGACTGGCACCACAGACCCGAGGATTTCCCAGCATCATTGGGTGAAGTGCTGCTCACCCCCACCCGCATTTACGTTAAACCGGTGCGCGCCGCCCTGGAAGCCGGTTTTGACATTCGGGGAATTGCCCACATCACCGGGGGCGGGCTCATCGAGAACGTTCCGCGCGCCCTGGGCGGGCTCGGTGCCTGCCTGGAGCGAAACAGCTGGCCGGTGCCGCCCGTTTTTACCTGGCTTGAGCGCACCGGCGGTGTCGGCCGACAGGACATGGATCAGACTTTCAATCTCGGATTGGGCCTTGTCCTTGCCTGTCCGACAGAACAGGCGGATGCGCTTCAAGCCTATCTGGCCAAGCAGGGCGAACAGGTATTGCGTATAGGTGCCGTCGTCGAAGCCGCCGGGGTGCGCTTTGCCTGA
- a CDS encoding type II toxin-antitoxin system VapC family toxin codes for MWLVVDSSTVVKWFFPEVLTEQALAIRRAWESSDVELIAPTLLLTEVGNVIWKKQRNAFVTYEEGAQIVCDLLVLELPLVEAQNLLPRAYQLAAIFQRTVYDALYLALAEQLEAEFVTADLRLYNAVYPILKFVRYLGNYS; via the coding sequence ATGTGGCTGGTCGTCGACAGCAGCACCGTGGTGAAGTGGTTTTTCCCGGAGGTTCTGACCGAGCAGGCTCTGGCCATTCGCCGGGCCTGGGAAAGCTCGGATGTAGAACTGATCGCACCGACACTCCTGCTGACTGAAGTCGGCAACGTCATCTGGAAGAAGCAACGCAACGCATTTGTGACCTATGAAGAAGGAGCACAGATTGTCTGCGATCTGCTGGTGCTTGAGCTGCCTCTGGTGGAGGCGCAGAACTTGTTGCCAAGAGCCTATCAACTGGCTGCCATTTTTCAGCGGACAGTGTACGATGCGCTCTACCTGGCTCTGGCAGAACAGTTGGAAGCGGAGTTTGTGACCGCCGATCTGCGCCTGTACAATGCGGTCTATCCAATTTTGAAGTTCGTGCGGTATCTGGGTAACTATTCGTAG
- a CDS encoding FitA-like ribbon-helix-helix domain-containing protein, whose amino-acid sequence MVNISLRDIPDDVYEQIKQMAGRERRSINQQILVLLEQATRRHRRPAAGVLEQIDRQREAIFARVGLLPDSTEDIAEDRER is encoded by the coding sequence ATGGTCAACATCAGCCTGCGCGACATACCCGACGATGTCTACGAGCAGATCAAACAGATGGCCGGTCGCGAGCGCCGCTCGATCAACCAACAAATCCTGGTGTTGCTGGAGCAAGCCACCCGCCGGCATCGTCGACCAGCCGCCGGTGTGCTGGAACAAATCGATCGTCAGCGCGAAGCGATTTTCGCCCGCGTTGGCTTGTTGCCTGATTCCACTGAAGATATCGCTGAAGATCGAGAGCGCTGA